One part of the Thiohalorhabdus denitrificans genome encodes these proteins:
- a CDS encoding molybdopterin oxidoreductase family protein, translating to MTASGLTYYSDPDHYEDHSKQEVKYTTCYMCACRCGVKVYVEDNKLRYLKGNPDHPTNQGVLCGKGSSGIMKQYSPAKLQKPLLRKPGAERGSGEFQEISWEEALGMLSERLEKIRSSDPRKLAFFTGRDQMQALTGLWATQFGTPNFAAHGGFCSVNMAAGGIYTTGSPFWEFGSPDWDRTKYFLMWGVAEDHDSNPIKIGLEKIKRRGAKFVAINPVRTGYAAIADEWVGIRPGTDAMLALSMVHVLLERELFDWEYLVRYTNAPYLVIDNEGASDHGLFLRDDNGNPQIWDQNSGGFADATGTGIAPALFGEYTGPKGERVKTSMTLMAERYLSDEYSPERAAEITGIDAERIEQIALEMAHVAFRETIEIDCEWTDWAGRKQDKFIGRPVSMHAMRGISAHSNGFQTCRSIHFLQMLLGTVDVPGGFRSKPPFPKQVPPAMKPMGGDVEKAVAPDTPLAGPPLGQPTAPEDLLFTDDGKPLRIDKAYTWEAPLAAHGMMHMVLTNAYNEDPYPIDTFMTFMANMSWNSTMNTQGVMEMLTAKKDDGEYRIPFVVVSDAFHSEMVNYSDLVLPDTTYFERYDCISMLDRPISEPDGPADAIRHPVIQPDRDVRAFQDVLVDLASRLKLPAFTDDNGEPKFQDYKDFIVNFEKAPGIGFLSGWRGKSGEKSLVGEPNPNQWEKYLENQSFFAYHLPEHMRFYKGWNKDYLEFAKESGYMGSTEPVVMNFYSEPLQRFRLAGEGVYEGPKPEDPVDRERLKSYFDPLPFWYKPLEQQRVEDDEYPFFALTQRPMIMYHSWDSQNAWQRQILAKNYLYMNRERAEQLGIPDKGWAWVESHHGKIRCQVKHMEGTEPTTVWTYNAIGKQKGSWGLKTNAAESNEGFLMNHLISELLPEKMGERRITNSDPITGQAAWFDLRVKISPAASGEEGVWPEFPEIKPFPGEPERPEVLRYDSRGRK from the coding sequence ATGACTGCGAGCGGACTTACGTATTACTCGGATCCCGATCACTACGAGGATCACTCCAAGCAGGAGGTGAAGTACACCACCTGCTATATGTGCGCCTGCCGGTGCGGGGTGAAGGTGTATGTGGAGGACAACAAGCTCCGCTACCTGAAGGGCAACCCCGACCATCCCACCAACCAGGGCGTGCTCTGCGGCAAGGGCTCCTCGGGGATCATGAAGCAGTACTCCCCCGCCAAGCTGCAGAAGCCCCTGCTGCGCAAGCCGGGCGCCGAGCGCGGCTCCGGGGAGTTCCAGGAGATCTCCTGGGAGGAGGCCCTGGGCATGCTCTCCGAGCGCCTGGAGAAGATCCGCTCCAGCGACCCCCGCAAGCTCGCCTTCTTCACCGGGCGTGACCAGATGCAGGCCCTCACCGGCCTGTGGGCCACCCAGTTCGGCACGCCGAACTTCGCCGCCCACGGCGGTTTCTGCTCGGTGAACATGGCCGCCGGCGGCATCTACACCACCGGCTCGCCCTTCTGGGAGTTCGGCAGCCCCGACTGGGACCGCACCAAGTACTTCCTGATGTGGGGAGTGGCCGAGGACCACGACTCCAACCCCATCAAGATCGGCCTGGAGAAGATCAAGCGCCGCGGGGCCAAGTTCGTGGCCATCAACCCGGTGCGCACCGGCTACGCCGCCATCGCCGACGAGTGGGTGGGCATCCGGCCCGGCACCGACGCCATGCTGGCCCTTTCCATGGTCCACGTCCTGCTGGAACGCGAGCTGTTCGACTGGGAGTACCTGGTCCGCTACACCAATGCCCCGTACCTGGTGATCGACAACGAGGGCGCCTCGGACCACGGCCTGTTCCTGCGGGACGACAACGGCAATCCGCAGATCTGGGACCAGAACAGCGGCGGCTTCGCCGACGCCACGGGAACCGGCATCGCCCCGGCGCTGTTCGGCGAGTACACCGGGCCCAAGGGCGAGCGCGTGAAGACCTCCATGACCCTCATGGCGGAGCGCTACCTCTCCGACGAGTACAGCCCGGAGCGGGCCGCCGAGATCACCGGCATCGACGCCGAGCGCATCGAGCAGATCGCCCTGGAGATGGCCCATGTGGCCTTCCGGGAGACCATCGAGATCGATTGCGAGTGGACCGACTGGGCCGGCCGGAAGCAGGACAAGTTCATCGGCCGGCCGGTGTCCATGCACGCCATGCGCGGCATCTCCGCCCACTCCAACGGCTTCCAGACCTGCCGGTCCATCCACTTCCTGCAGATGCTGCTGGGCACGGTGGACGTGCCGGGCGGCTTCCGCAGCAAGCCGCCGTTCCCGAAGCAGGTGCCGCCGGCCATGAAGCCCATGGGCGGCGACGTGGAGAAGGCCGTCGCGCCGGACACGCCGCTGGCCGGCCCGCCGCTGGGCCAGCCCACCGCGCCGGAGGACCTGCTGTTCACCGACGACGGCAAGCCCCTGCGGATCGACAAGGCGTACACCTGGGAGGCGCCGCTGGCCGCCCACGGCATGATGCACATGGTCCTCACCAACGCCTATAACGAGGACCCGTACCCCATCGACACCTTCATGACGTTCATGGCGAACATGTCGTGGAACTCCACCATGAACACCCAGGGCGTCATGGAGATGCTCACCGCCAAGAAGGACGACGGCGAGTACCGCATCCCCTTCGTGGTGGTCTCGGACGCCTTCCATTCGGAGATGGTCAACTACTCGGACTTGGTGCTGCCGGACACCACCTACTTCGAGCGCTACGACTGCATCTCCATGCTCGACCGGCCCATCTCCGAGCCGGACGGGCCCGCGGACGCCATCCGCCACCCGGTGATCCAGCCCGACCGGGACGTGCGGGCCTTCCAGGACGTGCTGGTGGACCTGGCCTCGCGGCTCAAGCTGCCGGCCTTCACCGACGACAACGGCGAGCCGAAGTTCCAGGACTACAAGGACTTCATCGTCAATTTCGAGAAGGCGCCGGGCATCGGCTTCCTGTCGGGCTGGCGCGGCAAGAGCGGCGAGAAGTCCCTGGTGGGCGAGCCCAACCCCAACCAGTGGGAGAAGTACCTGGAGAACCAGTCCTTCTTCGCCTACCACCTGCCCGAGCACATGCGCTTCTACAAGGGGTGGAACAAGGACTACCTGGAGTTCGCCAAGGAGTCCGGGTACATGGGCTCCACCGAGCCGGTGGTGATGAACTTCTACTCCGAGCCGCTGCAGCGGTTCCGGCTGGCGGGCGAGGGCGTCTACGAGGGGCCGAAGCCCGAGGACCCGGTGGACCGTGAGCGGCTCAAGAGCTACTTCGACCCGCTGCCCTTCTGGTACAAGCCGCTCGAGCAGCAGCGCGTGGAGGACGACGAGTACCCGTTCTTCGCCCTGACCCAGCGGCCCATGATCATGTACCACTCCTGGGACTCCCAGAACGCCTGGCAGCGCCAGATCCTGGCCAAGAACTACCTCTACATGAACCGGGAACGGGCCGAGCAGCTCGGCATCCCGGACAAGGGGTGGGCCTGGGTGGAGAGCCACCACGGCAAGATCCGCTGCCAGGTGAAGCACATGGAGGGCACGGAGCCCACAACGGTGTGGACCTACAACGCCATCGGCAAGCAGAAGGGCTCCTGGGGGCTGAAGACGAACGCCGCCGAGTCCAACGAGGGCTTCCTCATGAACCATCTGATCTCCGAGCTGCTGCCGGAGAAGATGGGCGAGCGGCGCATCACCAACTCCGACCCCATTACGGGCCAGGCGGCGTGGTTCGACCTCCGGGTGAAGATCTCCCCGGCCGCCTCCGGGGAAGAGGGCGTTTGGCCCGAATTCCCCGAGATCAAGCCCTTCCCGGGTGAGCCGGAGCGTCCCGAGGTGCTCCGGTACGACTCCCGGGGCCGGAAGTAA
- a CDS encoding sulfurtransferase TusA family protein — translation MPEANQELDARGLNCPLPILRTKKALKDMSSGEVLKIVATDPGAVKDFEAYASQSGDELLEHSENNGEYTFFLKKA, via the coding sequence ATGCCGGAAGCGAATCAGGAACTGGACGCCCGCGGTCTGAACTGCCCGCTGCCGATCCTGCGGACCAAGAAGGCCCTGAAGGACATGTCCTCGGGCGAAGTCCTCAAGATCGTGGCCACCGACCCCGGCGCCGTGAAGGACTTCGAAGCCTATGCTTCCCAGTCCGGCGACGAGCTGCTGGAGCACAGCGAGAACAACGGCGAGTACACCTTCTTCCTGAAGAAGGCGTAA
- a CDS encoding sensor histidine kinase codes for MAPFQRLPLQTKGALYVLLLIVTIFLTVSLVVYTSVHRDLEQQLVDENLRMVRDLSSNARSPILTTDLTALQKLVEQAGSSRAVEAAVVTDATGRILASTDMSGLGQKSPEWATGRVQEPPSASGWNLLPLASDELLKTASHPIEVRDEELGKVHVRFDPSELRQIVAENLNATLRKLLWLGLFTGVVGTAGAFLISGFVTRPIRRLTGQVEAMERELTTSAPDQKGGPAEGDELVRLQYGFERLRSTLDRYLVELDRLHRKQQALNCLATIGEMSAHVAHELRNSLSSLRGAARYLRRHPEATQKTEFSEIIEEEVHRLYEMTEGFLDFSRPFEPQLEERDLCALIQDTCARLATDYENAGVTLEFTCSEGRTCLLDAQLIHQALVNLLTNALDVLEPGDRVHVSMEPGPDGTRRVIVRDTGPGIPAEDRERIFKPFVTTKTHGSGLGLAVVSKVVLQHGGNVEVDDAPGGGARFTLTIPKAG; via the coding sequence ATGGCGCCTTTCCAGCGGCTCCCCCTGCAGACCAAGGGCGCCCTGTACGTCCTACTTCTGATCGTCACCATCTTCCTGACCGTGTCCCTGGTGGTGTACACCTCCGTCCACCGGGACCTGGAGCAGCAGCTGGTGGACGAAAACCTGCGCATGGTCCGGGACCTCTCCAGCAACGCCCGCAGCCCCATCCTCACCACCGACCTGACCGCTCTGCAGAAGCTCGTGGAGCAGGCCGGCAGCAGCCGGGCCGTGGAGGCGGCGGTGGTCACCGACGCCACGGGGCGGATTCTGGCCAGCACGGACATGTCCGGTTTGGGACAGAAGAGTCCCGAATGGGCCACCGGCCGAGTCCAGGAGCCGCCCTCCGCCTCGGGCTGGAACCTGCTCCCCCTCGCCTCCGACGAGCTCCTAAAGACGGCGAGCCATCCCATCGAGGTCCGGGACGAGGAGCTGGGGAAGGTGCACGTGCGCTTCGACCCCTCGGAGCTGCGCCAGATCGTGGCCGAGAACCTCAACGCCACCCTCCGCAAGCTCCTCTGGCTCGGCCTATTCACGGGGGTGGTGGGCACCGCCGGCGCGTTCCTGATCTCCGGGTTCGTAACGCGGCCGATCCGAAGGCTCACGGGGCAGGTGGAGGCCATGGAGCGCGAGCTCACCACCAGCGCCCCGGACCAGAAGGGCGGACCGGCCGAGGGCGACGAGCTGGTCCGCCTGCAGTACGGCTTCGAGCGCCTGCGCTCCACCCTCGATCGGTATCTGGTGGAGCTCGACCGCCTGCACCGCAAACAGCAGGCCTTGAACTGCCTGGCCACCATCGGCGAGATGTCCGCCCATGTGGCCCACGAGCTGCGCAACTCCCTTTCCAGCCTGCGGGGCGCCGCTCGCTACCTGCGCCGGCATCCCGAGGCCACGCAAAAGACCGAATTCTCTGAAATAATCGAGGAGGAGGTGCACCGCCTGTACGAGATGACCGAGGGCTTCCTGGACTTCAGCCGTCCCTTCGAGCCCCAGCTGGAGGAACGGGACCTGTGCGCCCTGATCCAGGACACCTGCGCGCGGCTGGCCACCGATTACGAAAACGCCGGCGTGACGCTGGAGTTCACCTGCTCGGAGGGCCGCACCTGCCTGCTGGACGCCCAGCTCATCCACCAGGCCCTGGTGAACCTGCTCACCAACGCCCTGGACGTGCTCGAACCGGGCGACCGGGTCCACGTCTCCATGGAGCCCGGACCGGACGGCACGCGGCGGGTCATCGTTCGCGACACCGGGCCGGGCATCCCCGCGGAGGATCGCGAGCGGATCTTCAAACCCTTCGTCACCACCAAGACCCACGGCAGCGGGCTGGGCCTGGCGGTGGTCTCCAAGGTGGTCCTGCAGCACGGCGGCAACGTGGAGGTGGACGACGCGCCCGGCGGGGGCGCCCGCTTCACCCTGACCATTCCCAAGGCCGGATAA
- a CDS encoding 4Fe-4S dicluster domain-containing protein, with product MKLGLVIDLDTCVGCHACATACKEWNASGVTGPLSDYDPYGAEPSGVWFNRIRHFEVGEYPENKTVNFPMSCLHCENAECVTVCPTGASIKREEDGIVLVDQDKCMGCNLCSWACPYGARELDESSGTMKKCTLCVDRIYDEELEEREQQPACVLACPAHARMFGDLEDPESEVGETVRRRGGYSLMPELGYEPTNQYLPPRSTRPIPTDDLPKPSATDKVKEWTNKVVNR from the coding sequence ATGAAACTCGGATTGGTCATAGATCTGGATACCTGCGTGGGCTGCCACGCCTGCGCCACCGCCTGCAAGGAGTGGAACGCCTCGGGGGTGACCGGCCCCCTGTCGGACTACGATCCGTACGGGGCGGAGCCTTCCGGCGTGTGGTTCAACCGCATCCGCCACTTCGAAGTGGGGGAGTATCCGGAGAACAAGACCGTCAACTTCCCCATGTCCTGCCTGCACTGCGAGAACGCCGAGTGCGTGACGGTGTGCCCCACCGGGGCCTCCATCAAGCGGGAAGAGGACGGCATCGTGCTGGTGGACCAGGACAAATGCATGGGCTGCAACCTGTGCTCCTGGGCCTGCCCCTACGGCGCCCGCGAACTGGACGAGTCCAGCGGGACCATGAAAAAGTGCACCCTCTGCGTGGACCGCATCTACGACGAGGAGCTCGAGGAGCGCGAGCAGCAGCCGGCTTGCGTCCTGGCCTGCCCGGCCCATGCCCGCATGTTCGGCGACCTCGAGGATCCGGAATCGGAGGTGGGCGAGACCGTGCGGCGCCGCGGCGGTTACTCCCTGATGCCGGAACTGGGCTACGAGCCCACCAACCAGTACCTGCCGCCGCGCTCCACCCGGCCCATTCCCACCGACGACCTGCCCAAGCCCTCGGCTACGGACAAGGTCAAGGAATGGACCAACAAGGTGGTCAACCGCTAG
- a CDS encoding M48 family metalloprotease: MPRSSTSFSAATARRGLALLLAGLLALAPPAAADQLPSLGSQSGGALTATQEQQIGQEFLAQARRELTFVEDPEVLGYVRAIGHRIAAQTDFDAYPFHFYVVEDPSLNAFAVPGGHIFLHSGLIEATDSAAELAGVLAHEIAHITQRHLARQVAASQETQLQSLLLVLAGVMAGMQGQGEAAQALVAGASAYSQQEMLSYSRSHEHEADRLGVGYLARSGFEPEGLPAFLEELQNWSSLQGQAPPAYMSTHPLTRDRISDARNRASRMRAAAESTPLGEGTYQRVRARVQAVTAESPEQAYRRFAEQVEDDPQDQAARYGLSLAARFTGRTEEALDLLRDLIEQAPEEVAYRGSLAEALLEAGRPEEAIRSLRAALERRPGAPELREQLGRAQLAAGDAEAARDILKEVTRDHPRRASSHRALGEAYSRLGDSIRAHRAEAEARWIAGQRAEALQQLRLAERLAQEQGSDQLGQIQARIQELRL; the protein is encoded by the coding sequence ATGCCCCGATCCTCCACTTCCTTCAGCGCGGCTACCGCGCGGCGCGGCCTGGCCCTGCTGCTCGCGGGGCTCCTCGCCCTGGCCCCCCCCGCCGCCGCGGATCAGCTTCCCTCCCTGGGCAGCCAGAGCGGGGGGGCGCTTACCGCCACCCAGGAGCAGCAGATCGGCCAGGAGTTCCTGGCCCAGGCGCGCCGCGAGCTGACCTTCGTGGAGGACCCTGAGGTCCTGGGGTACGTTCGCGCCATTGGCCACCGGATCGCCGCGCAGACCGATTTCGACGCCTATCCCTTCCACTTCTACGTGGTCGAGGACCCCAGCCTGAACGCCTTCGCGGTCCCCGGCGGCCACATCTTCCTCCATTCCGGACTGATCGAGGCCACCGACTCGGCGGCCGAGCTGGCCGGCGTACTGGCCCACGAGATCGCCCACATCACCCAACGCCATCTGGCCCGCCAGGTGGCCGCCAGCCAGGAGACCCAGCTCCAATCGCTGCTCCTGGTGCTTGCGGGGGTCATGGCGGGGATGCAAGGCCAAGGGGAGGCGGCCCAGGCCCTGGTGGCCGGGGCGAGCGCTTACTCCCAACAGGAGATGCTGTCCTACAGCCGCAGCCACGAGCACGAGGCGGACCGACTGGGGGTCGGCTATCTGGCGCGCTCCGGCTTCGAGCCCGAAGGCCTGCCCGCCTTCCTGGAGGAGCTGCAGAACTGGTCCAGCCTCCAGGGCCAGGCGCCTCCCGCCTATATGTCCACCCACCCCCTGACCCGGGACCGCATCTCCGACGCCCGCAACCGCGCCAGCCGCATGCGCGCCGCCGCCGAATCCACCCCGCTGGGGGAAGGTACCTACCAGCGCGTTCGCGCCCGGGTCCAGGCGGTCACGGCGGAATCCCCGGAGCAGGCCTATCGGCGCTTCGCGGAACAGGTCGAGGACGACCCCCAGGACCAGGCCGCCCGGTACGGCCTGTCCCTCGCCGCCCGTTTCACCGGCCGCACCGAGGAGGCCCTCGATCTGCTCCGGGACCTCATCGAGCAGGCCCCCGAGGAGGTGGCCTACCGCGGCAGCCTCGCCGAGGCCCTGCTGGAGGCCGGCCGGCCGGAAGAGGCGATCCGCTCCCTGCGGGCCGCCCTGGAGCGCCGGCCCGGGGCCCCGGAGCTGCGGGAGCAGCTGGGCCGGGCGCAGCTCGCCGCGGGCGACGCCGAGGCGGCCCGGGACATCCTGAAGGAGGTGACCCGCGACCATCCCCGCCGCGCTTCCAGCCACCGGGCCCTGGGGGAGGCCTACTCCCGGCTCGGCGATTCGATCCGGGCCCACCGGGCCGAAGCGGAGGCCCGCTGGATCGCCGGGCAGCGGGCCGAGGCCCTCCAGCAGCTCCGCCTGGCCGAGCGCCTCGCCCAGGAGCAGGGCTCCGACCAGCTGGGGCAAATCCAGGCCCGCATCCAGGAACTGCGACTCTAG
- a CDS encoding molybdopterin molybdotransferase MoeA — protein sequence MLAVEEARNRVLEAVRPTEEVETVATAEAAGRYLAETPLARVGSPAFDNSAMDGYALRAADLGETGGELPVAFTVAAGNDPRALTEGTCARIMTGAAIPAGADAVVMQEKVEAGEGRARFAERPEPGANIRRAGEDIAPGAGLAGPGERVSPALVSALATAGVGEVRVARRPRVLVLSTGSELRDPGEPVGPGEIYDSNRYALLAMLRQVGVEAVDGGRVPDEVEVLRGALDRAAEHDMVITSGGVSVGDFDHVKRILEEKGEIGFWKVAIKPGKPFAFGRLGRAYFFGLPGNPVSALITFQQFVRPALIHWMGGSPVPVRINAVAGAAYQREKAGRTEFLRARLEWSGGQLMAIPLSRQGSGMIWGMSRAHAYIVVDAGSHGFRTGEAVVVEPGSEWCSFGEPQSRGEE from the coding sequence ATGCTGGCCGTGGAAGAAGCCCGCAACCGGGTACTGGAGGCCGTGCGTCCCACCGAGGAGGTGGAGACGGTAGCCACCGCCGAGGCGGCGGGGCGGTATCTCGCCGAGACTCCCCTGGCGCGGGTGGGGAGTCCGGCCTTCGATAATTCGGCCATGGACGGCTACGCCCTGCGCGCGGCGGACCTCGGCGAGACCGGCGGCGAGCTTCCGGTCGCCTTTACCGTGGCGGCCGGGAACGACCCCCGAGCGCTAACCGAGGGGACCTGCGCCCGCATCATGACCGGCGCGGCCATTCCTGCCGGGGCGGACGCGGTGGTCATGCAGGAGAAGGTGGAGGCCGGCGAGGGCCGGGCCCGGTTCGCCGAGCGACCGGAACCGGGGGCCAACATCCGCCGCGCGGGGGAGGACATCGCCCCCGGGGCGGGCCTGGCCGGGCCGGGCGAGCGGGTCTCGCCGGCGCTGGTCTCCGCCCTGGCCACCGCCGGCGTCGGCGAGGTGCGGGTGGCCCGCCGGCCGCGGGTTCTGGTGCTGTCCACGGGCTCTGAGCTGCGCGATCCCGGCGAGCCGGTCGGGCCGGGCGAGATCTACGACTCCAACCGCTACGCGCTGCTGGCTATGCTCCGACAGGTGGGCGTGGAGGCGGTGGACGGCGGACGGGTGCCGGACGAGGTGGAGGTGCTGCGCGGCGCCCTGGACCGGGCCGCGGAGCACGACATGGTCATCACCAGCGGCGGGGTGTCCGTGGGTGATTTCGACCACGTGAAGCGGATCCTGGAGGAGAAGGGGGAGATCGGCTTCTGGAAGGTGGCCATCAAGCCCGGCAAGCCCTTCGCCTTCGGCCGCCTGGGCCGGGCCTACTTCTTCGGGCTGCCGGGCAACCCCGTCTCCGCCCTTATCACCTTCCAGCAGTTCGTGCGGCCGGCCCTGATCCATTGGATGGGCGGCAGCCCGGTGCCGGTGCGGATCAACGCCGTGGCCGGGGCGGCGTACCAACGGGAGAAAGCCGGCCGGACCGAATTCCTTCGCGCCCGCCTGGAATGGAGCGGCGGGCAACTGATGGCCATCCCCCTGTCCCGGCAGGGCTCGGGAATGATCTGGGGGATGAGTCGCGCGCACGCATACATCGTTGTGGATGCGGGCAGTCACGGCTTCCGGACCGGAGAGGCGGTGGTGGTGGAGCCCGGCAGCGAATGGTGCAGTTTCGGCGAGCCGCAATCGAGGGGCGAAGAATGA
- the moaC gene encoding cyclic pyranopterin monophosphate synthase MoaC — MADNEDPLSHFDDQGNARMVDVGDKAVTERAAVAEGWITMEPSTLDRIRAGQVAKGDVLGVARIAGIQAAKQTGQLIPLCHPLPLSAVEVDLQEDEGSGVPAVRAEATVKTANRTGVEMEALTAVNLALLTVYDMCKAMDRAMEITRVRLVEKSGGRSGHWRRESD; from the coding sequence ATGGCCGACAACGAGGATCCCCTCTCCCATTTCGACGACCAGGGCAACGCCCGCATGGTGGACGTGGGCGACAAGGCCGTCACCGAGCGCGCCGCCGTGGCCGAGGGCTGGATCACCATGGAGCCCTCCACCCTCGACCGGATCCGCGCCGGGCAGGTGGCCAAGGGCGACGTGCTCGGAGTGGCCCGTATCGCGGGCATCCAGGCGGCCAAGCAGACCGGCCAGCTGATCCCCCTCTGCCACCCCCTCCCCCTGTCCGCCGTGGAGGTGGACCTGCAAGAGGACGAGGGCTCCGGCGTCCCTGCGGTGCGCGCTGAGGCCACGGTGAAGACGGCCAACCGCACGGGCGTGGAGATGGAGGCCCTGACCGCCGTCAACCTGGCCCTGCTCACGGTGTACGATATGTGCAAGGCCATGGACCGGGCCATGGAGATCACGAGGGTGCGCTTGGTGGAGAAGTCCGGCGGCCGCTCCGGACACTGGCGGCGGGAATCGGACTGA
- a CDS encoding rhodanese-like domain-containing protein, whose protein sequence is MGSLGEISPEELQQWSGESPQLVDVRNDGEVQRGVIPGMVHIPMHLIPVRSGELDPGRPVVVYCASGARSAQVGYYLLQNGFQEVYNLVGGIQGWARQYPLTTPQEA, encoded by the coding sequence ATGGGATCTTTGGGCGAGATCTCCCCGGAGGAGCTTCAGCAGTGGTCCGGGGAATCACCGCAGCTGGTGGATGTGCGGAATGATGGCGAGGTGCAGCGGGGCGTGATCCCCGGAATGGTCCATATACCCATGCACCTGATCCCGGTGCGGTCCGGGGAGCTGGACCCTGGGCGGCCGGTGGTGGTGTACTGCGCGAGCGGCGCGCGATCGGCCCAGGTGGGCTACTACCTCCTACAAAACGGCTTCCAGGAGGTGTACAACCTGGTGGGCGGGATTCAGGGATGGGCCCGCCAGTACCCGCTCACTACGCCCCAAGAGGCATAA
- a CDS encoding phosphate/phosphite/phosphonate ABC transporter substrate-binding protein, whose translation MSLAKRLAAHGFPALTGLLLFLGAPALSAEEPERLRLLLPPLSTPDKVYARFQPLAGHLEKALGVPVKARVAGDLESLLRLARQDRPQIVYLCPLVYARLGDEGALRPLVRIERQGKDTFRSVVVVRKGSPYQELEELKGARFAYGDPVCAASRLVPKTMFAEAGIRPHRDFFEERTLGSNENALYAVAADLFDATAVDESAAHPFLEKGVLRALGYSRPIPQYLLAASAGLSDSFRKRLVQALTGLRRPQATAILRAIGPNVNGFSPTSDDDYDELRSMERRHGSPDIPLNLLNPSERPSGTRGR comes from the coding sequence ATGAGCCTAGCCAAACGCCTTGCCGCACACGGTTTCCCCGCCCTGACCGGCCTGCTGCTGTTCCTCGGTGCGCCGGCCCTCTCGGCGGAGGAACCGGAGCGGCTGCGCCTCCTGCTGCCGCCCCTGTCCACCCCGGACAAGGTGTACGCGCGCTTCCAGCCCTTGGCCGGGCACCTGGAGAAGGCCCTCGGCGTTCCGGTCAAAGCGCGTGTTGCCGGCGACCTGGAATCGCTGCTGCGCTTGGCCCGGCAGGACCGGCCGCAGATCGTCTACCTCTGCCCTCTGGTCTACGCCCGCCTGGGGGACGAGGGCGCCCTCAGGCCCCTCGTCCGCATCGAACGCCAGGGCAAGGACACCTTCCGATCGGTGGTGGTGGTGCGCAAGGGGAGCCCCTACCAGGAGCTTGAGGAGCTCAAGGGGGCCCGCTTCGCCTACGGCGACCCGGTGTGCGCCGCGTCCCGGCTTGTACCCAAGACCATGTTCGCCGAGGCGGGCATCCGTCCCCACCGGGACTTCTTCGAGGAGCGCACCCTCGGCTCCAACGAGAACGCCCTCTACGCCGTTGCCGCCGACCTGTTCGACGCCACGGCCGTGGACGAATCCGCCGCCCACCCCTTCCTGGAAAAGGGGGTGCTCCGGGCCCTGGGATACTCGCGGCCCATCCCCCAGTACCTGCTGGCGGCGAGCGCGGGGCTCAGTGACTCCTTCCGGAAACGGCTGGTCCAGGCCCTGACCGGGCTCCGCCGCCCGCAAGCCACGGCGATCCTCCGGGCCATCGGGCCCAACGTGAACGGCTTCTCGCCCACCAGCGACGACGACTACGACGAGCTCCGCTCCATGGAGCGCCGCCACGGTTCCCCGGACATCCCGCTGAACCTGCTGAACCCGTCCGAGCGGCCGAGCGGGACCCGAGGGAGGTAG
- a CDS encoding dimethyl sulfoxide reductase anchor subunit family protein produces the protein MKPAFSVILFTVASGAGFGLIMLAILFDLFGLGGGLDRDSLLAAGGLAFVLISVGLMASTAHLANPKNAWRSFSRFRTSWLSREGVFAVLFYPFFLLYLLGVYVGGGTTPGWALFFGLVAFLLGLVTLFSTGMIYASLKTIRQWSSPLVPVNYLTKAFMTGILLLYALGLGDLSPVGGMIALAAALILLAAVVKSVYYFWVAQPAGPTINTATGFTRAKVQILDPGHSYGTFLTHEFGYQAPPALAKALKVGVYVFAYILPLVLLWPAAEAPGSGVVWVAAISSLAGAAMERWLFFAEARHVVNLYHGAQAT, from the coding sequence ATGAAACCGGCATTCTCGGTGATTCTGTTCACGGTCGCCTCCGGGGCGGGGTTCGGCCTCATCATGCTGGCCATCCTCTTCGACCTGTTCGGCCTCGGCGGGGGGCTCGACCGGGACAGCCTGCTGGCCGCCGGCGGGCTGGCCTTCGTCCTGATCTCGGTGGGGCTGATGGCCTCCACCGCGCACCTGGCCAACCCCAAGAACGCCTGGCGGTCCTTCAGCCGTTTTCGGACCTCCTGGCTGTCCCGGGAGGGCGTGTTCGCCGTCCTTTTCTACCCCTTCTTCCTGCTGTACCTGCTGGGGGTCTACGTGGGTGGCGGCACCACGCCGGGGTGGGCACTGTTCTTCGGCCTGGTGGCTTTCCTGCTGGGGCTGGTCACGCTGTTCTCCACGGGCATGATCTACGCCAGCCTCAAGACCATCCGCCAGTGGTCCAGCCCACTGGTTCCGGTGAACTACCTGACCAAGGCCTTCATGACCGGGATCCTCCTGCTGTACGCCCTGGGGCTCGGTGACCTGAGCCCGGTGGGCGGCATGATCGCCCTAGCGGCGGCCCTGATCCTGCTGGCGGCGGTGGTCAAGTCGGTCTACTACTTCTGGGTGGCCCAGCCCGCGGGGCCCACCATCAACACCGCTACCGGCTTCACCCGCGCCAAGGTGCAGATCCTGGATCCCGGCCACAGCTACGGGACCTTCCTCACCCACGAGTTCGGCTACCAAGCGCCGCCGGCGTTGGCCAAAGCCCTGAAGGTGGGGGTGTACGTCTTCGCCTACATCCTCCCCCTGGTCCTGCTTTGGCCGGCGGCGGAGGCCCCCGGTAGCGGGGTGGTGTGGGTGGCCGCGATCTCATCCCTGGCGGGGGCGGCCATGGAACGGTGGCTCTTCTTCGCCGAGGCCCGCCACGTGGTGAACCTCTACCACGGCGCCCAGGCTACCTGA